The DNA sequence CTTTCGCGCCGGGGATGGTGGGGACGTTGCTGGGGCTTTCGTTGATGACGGTTTCAGCAACCCGGGGGCTGCCGAGGTACATCAGGAAGTCGATCACCGCGTCGAGTTTGCCTTTTTCGGAGAGGGATTTGTTGGCTTTGGGGGATGCAACTTGCCACTGGTAGTTGCCTTGTGGTCCACCAACCTGGCCGGCGGTGTTGAGGTTCGTGGAGTACCGGGTGACGTTTTTGTTGACCAGGGGGAAGTTGAAGGCTTCCCATTTCATGCCGGCCTGGTTAAGTTGAGGTCCGGTCCAGCTGCCGTTGTAGATCATGGCAGCGCGGCCGCCAATGAAGTCCTGGATGCTGGTGTCGGCGCTGTTGAAAGGGAGGGTGGTGAAGAAGTCTTTGTTCCAGTAGTCGGTGAATTCTTTGAGGATCGGCCACCAGGCCATGAAGCGGGCGTCTTTGGTGGAGAGGATGCCTTTTTTGATGGCCACGGCCTGGTCGAGGGCGGACATGCCGGGGATGTGGTCGGGACTCTGCAGTTCACCGTAGTCTTTGGCGTAGAAGTTGGTGAGGAACAGGCGCTGGTACCAGGAGTAGATGGGGACGCCGGTGCCGACGGGGATCCCTGCGGCCTTGAGTTTTTTGGCGGCGCTGATCAGGTCCTGCCAGGTGCGGGGTTCGCGCTGGATGCGGGCTTTTTTGAAGAGGGTGGGGTTGTAGTAGAAGCTGGTGGCCACCCAGTCCCCGTTGAGGGTGTAAATCGAGCCGTCCGGGCCGCTCATGGCCCCGTTGATGGTTTTGTTGAGGGCGTCCCCCCAGGTTTTGGCATTGGGGGCGTAGGGGCTCTTTTTGGCGAAGTAAGGCCTCAGGTCCAGGGCGATGCCTTCGGGGAGGTTGCCGAGCAGTTCGTACCAGTTGGTGGAGAAGATGTCGTAGAGTTCTCCGCTGGCGGCTTTGGCCCGGACCAGGGTGTTGAAGTTGTCGTTGGGGATGTCGACGAATTTGATTTTGATGCCGGGGTGGCTTTTTTCGTAATTGTCGGCAATGTCGCGCAGGCCGGTGAGTTTGATGCTGTTGGGGAGGGTGCTGTTGGGGGTGAGGTTGGCGCTGGGCCGCACGGTGATGGTGCCCGTCCATTTCTGGGCGGAGGCCACACCGGTGAGGAGCAGCAGGCTGAGGGTCAGGGAGCGGAGGGAACGGGAGGTGGGCATGGTGTGTCCTTTCTGTGGAGCTCAGGGGGTGGGGGTTCAGGCGCGGGGCTGGGCGAAGGCGTGCTGGGCGGCGAGGCTGGCGGCTCCCCTGCCCCAGTGGGTGAAGTCCTGGGTGTTCCAGGGCACCAGGATGAGGGGGGTGTCCTGGCCGTATGGGGTGAAGCTGTGCGTCTGGAGGGCTTGCTGCATGGGGTGGAAGAAGGGGTCTCCGAGGCGCACGGCTTCTCCTCCGAAGACGATGAGTTCCGGGCTGTAGGTGTTGACCAGGTAGCTGAGGTGAAGTCCCAGCAGGTGTCCGGCCCGGGTGAACAGGCGGTGGGCGGGGGTGTGGGGGTGCTGGGCGAGGTCGATGAGGTTTTCGATGCTGGTGACCGATTCGGTTTTGGTGGGGTGGAGTTCGTGGTATTGCTGCAAGAGGGCGGGTTCGCTGACGTAGGCTTCCAGGCAACCTTTGCGTCCGCAGCTGCAGGTCCGGCCGTGCAGCACGGCGGTGTTGTGGCCGAATTCTCCGGCCCCTCCGTTTTTTCCGGTGTGGATCTGTCCGTCCAGCACCAGGGCTGCGCCGAGTCCGTTGCCGTTGCCGATCACCAGGAAGTTCTGGCTGTTTTTGCCGTGCCCGTAGAGGCGTTCGGCCACCGCGAAGGTGTTGATGTCGTT is a window from the Deinococcus roseus genome containing:
- a CDS encoding extracellular solute-binding protein encodes the protein MPTSRSLRSLTLSLLLLTGVASAQKWTGTITVRPSANLTPNSTLPNSIKLTGLRDIADNYEKSHPGIKIKFVDIPNDNFNTLVRAKAASGELYDIFSTNWYELLGNLPEGIALDLRPYFAKKSPYAPNAKTWGDALNKTINGAMSGPDGSIYTLNGDWVATSFYYNPTLFKKARIQREPRTWQDLISAAKKLKAAGIPVGTGVPIYSWYQRLFLTNFYAKDYGELQSPDHIPGMSALDQAVAIKKGILSTKDARFMAWWPILKEFTDYWNKDFFTTLPFNSADTSIQDFIGGRAAMIYNGSWTGPQLNQAGMKWEAFNFPLVNKNVTRYSTNLNTAGQVGGPQGNYQWQVASPKANKSLSEKGKLDAVIDFLMYLGSPRVAETVINESPSNVPTIPGAKAAPGTDLLLEQSETKLTPVWLDSVSSSLDQDMQRTFGLYLTGSIDLQTATNQVQANLDKALRDFERENGVIDLKKYQ
- a CDS encoding ROK family transcriptional regulator, which produces MKQPQPKGDQSYLRAHNRSRVLNHLRTHGATTRTQLAQSTGLSNTAISILTGELLDEGLILETSIGQASQQGGRKPIFLDIHYQAHLLIGLKVIPERIDAVLTDFATTVLTHHTEPLTDHNPEHVAHSIERIARHFIVTQGLNPTQIKGIGVALPGIIDTHQGLAIHTPSLTGHHIPLAQMVQRLTGLPTVIDNDINTFAVAERLYGHGKNSQNFLVIGNGNGLGAALVLDGQIHTGKNGGAGEFGHNTAVLHGRTCSCGRKGCLEAYVSEPALLQQYHELHPTKTESVTSIENLIDLAQHPHTPAHRLFTRAGHLLGLHLSYLVNTYSPELIVFGGEAVRLGDPFFHPMQQALQTHSFTPYGQDTPLILVPWNTQDFTHWGRGAASLAAQHAFAQPRA